Proteins encoded together in one Thermoplasmatales archaeon BRNA1 window:
- a CDS encoding Arabinose efflux permease yields the protein MTRTTWTVLLLIGIGLMFDAMDQGMVSGVIAAIGDDWDLSKYELGWLTSAGVIGMIVGAAISGELCDRMGRRTVILCTLLIYSAGSFLCGIATEYWMLMVFRFLTGFGLGGELPAAITLASEISPLRSRGRNVVLVESFWAWGWLAASLVAFLLIPSHGWRVAFFAGAVPALFAAILRFKVPESPRYLELNGRREEAERIVGVFERAAGVEPVADDTPAEKAEKRPWYVEFKGLWGRENIRSTAVLWVIWFGINFGYYGFVLWTPTLLIDRGFDITKSFGYTVIMCLAQLPGYFSAAYLIERMGRKPTLIMFFLGTAAAAWFFGHADSDTSILAAGCVLYFFALGAWGSIYSYTPEVYPTDVRGSGSGWASAFGRVGAFIAPFVVPVLYNAYGTEQGFALVFSVLAAAFAVVAIVIAVFGKETMGSSLRDSTK from the coding sequence ATGACGAGGACCACCTGGACGGTCCTCCTGCTCATCGGGATAGGCCTGATGTTCGATGCGATGGACCAGGGCATGGTCAGCGGCGTCATCGCTGCCATTGGCGACGACTGGGACCTCTCCAAGTACGAACTGGGATGGCTTACCAGCGCCGGCGTCATAGGGATGATCGTCGGGGCCGCAATCTCCGGCGAACTCTGCGACCGTATGGGGAGGCGCACGGTCATATTGTGCACGCTCCTGATCTACAGTGCCGGAAGCTTCCTCTGCGGTATCGCCACCGAATACTGGATGCTGATGGTGTTCCGTTTCTTGACCGGGTTCGGTCTCGGGGGCGAGTTGCCGGCGGCCATAACGCTTGCGAGCGAGATCTCACCTCTGAGATCCAGGGGAAGGAATGTAGTCCTGGTGGAGAGCTTCTGGGCATGGGGCTGGCTGGCCGCATCCCTGGTGGCATTCCTGCTCATCCCCTCGCACGGATGGCGCGTGGCGTTCTTCGCCGGTGCCGTACCCGCTCTGTTCGCCGCCATCCTCCGTTTCAAGGTACCGGAATCGCCGAGGTACCTGGAGCTCAACGGCAGGAGGGAAGAGGCCGAGAGGATCGTAGGTGTCTTCGAGAGGGCGGCGGGCGTGGAACCCGTTGCGGACGACACCCCGGCCGAGAAGGCGGAGAAGAGGCCCTGGTACGTGGAGTTCAAGGGCCTGTGGGGAAGGGAGAACATCCGTTCGACCGCGGTGCTGTGGGTGATCTGGTTCGGCATAAACTTCGGATATTACGGTTTCGTACTGTGGACGCCCACCCTCCTCATCGACCGCGGTTTCGACATTACGAAGAGCTTCGGGTACACCGTCATCATGTGCCTGGCACAGTTGCCGGGTTACTTCAGCGCCGCCTATCTGATCGAGAGGATGGGGCGTAAACCGACGCTTATAATGTTCTTCCTCGGGACCGCCGCCGCGGCATGGTTCTTCGGTCACGCCGATTCGGACACCTCGATCCTCGCCGCCGGATGCGTGCTCTACTTCTTCGCCCTCGGTGCGTGGGGAAGCATCTATTCGTACACACCGGAGGTCTATCCCACGGACGTCCGCGGATCGGGAAGCGGCTGGGCGTCGGCGTTCGGACGCGTAGGCGCCTTCATCGCGCCGTTCGTCGTCCCGGTGCTCTACAACGCTTATGGGACGGAACAGGGTTTCGCCCTGGTGTTCAGCGTACTGGCGGCGGCCTTCGCGGTGGTCGCCATCGTCATCGCCGTATTCGGCAAGGAGACCATGGGAAGCAGCCTCAGGGACTCCACGAAGTGA